The DNA window AAGAGAATGTGCTGGGAGAAGCCCTCGGTGTTGAAGTTGTAGCGCAGGCCGCCGGTGATGATCGACGCCGGATCGAGCGCCCGGCAGTCCGACACGGTCACGCGGGTGGTCTCGTTCGTCTCGACGCCGGCCTTGGCGAAGTGCCGGAACGTGCAGCCGCGTACCCATCCGTCCTCGAGCCCGCGCAGCCTCACCGCGACCCAGGCGTGTGCCTCGTCGACGTCCGGATCGCCGGCGAACTCGATGTGGATGCGGAGGTTCTCCACGCCCGACTCGGTCACCAGGCTGGCACGATCCCAGGTGTGGATGGTGGTCTGGGCGAGTGACCGGTCGAGGTGGTTGAAGACCGGAGCGTCGACCGTGACGTGGTTGCCGTCGACGTCGGTGACGAACCGGTTGTACGTGATCGGCTGGCTGCCGACGCTCCACGGCTCGTCGATACCGGTCGCGCCGCCGTCGACGGCTTGGAGCCACTCGGCGGTGCAGGGGTGGACGAGGATGACGTTGTCGCCCTGGCGGAACTTGCTGCCGTCGGCGACGTCGAACTCGCGTTGGCCGACGTTGACGAGGTCACTTGTGACGTTGGTGCGGGTGTTGGGTTTCTCCCCGCGCCATTGGGTATTCGCGCCGCTTCCGACCACGAGCACATCGCGGTGCGTCGGAGTGTCGCCGGTCGCGCGGATCACCGTGTTGGTCGCGGGATCCTCGTCGTCGCCGACGCCGCGGATGACGACGCCGCTGTGCCTCAGCCGTACAGTGCCGGCGACGCGGTACGTGCCGGCCTCGAGCAGCAGCGCCCCGCGGTGCCCGTTCGCGTCTTTGGGCCGCACGCCGACGGCGTCAAGCGCCGCCTGGAGGTGAGCGGTGTTGTCGCCGTCGACCGGCCGGATCGTCGCCACCGTGGGGAGTTCGGGCGGCTCCTGCCCGCCGCCCCGGTAGCCGGCGTGGCTGAAGTCGGGGATCTGGTTCCCGGACGCGTCGGCCTGATAGACGAGCCGACCGCGCGAGTTGACGCGCGCGAGCCTTGACTGCCACCGGCCGATCGCGTGCGCCGAATTGGCTTCAAGAGTTGACAATGCGAACCCTCCGGCCACCACTCCACTTGCCGCCAAGAGCCGCCTTCGACTCATCGAGTGCGCCATCGACACCTCGCAGGCATTCGCCAAACACGACATGGATGGAGCCAGTGTCAGAGCGATCTATACACCTGGGCAAGCGGTTGCCAAGAGTTGCCATCGCAGCGCTCGCTTGTTCGACTGACAAGTCTCTGGGCTACGGCGCTTCTCACGTGGGAGCTCGAATGTGCGTTGGCGAGTTGTTCGCGCGTTTGGTGCTGGCGTGGGCTGTCGCGGCGGTCGATTGTGGTGGCCGGTCCGGGGCGCGTCAAGGGCGCCGCGGCGGCTTCGCAGTGGGGCGGCGTCGCTTCGCGATCTTCGACCCTTGACCCGCCCCGGACCGGCCACCAGTTTCAATGCCGCCGCCCCACCCCCGGAACAGTTCCCCGGGCCAGGCCCGCTTCAGGTGCCGGTCTGCTGCCGTGCTCGCGTCGCCAGTTGGCCCCCGGGCTTCTTGTGGTGCAGATGAAGCCGGGCCGTCCGTCTCCGCTCCTCTTTGAATGAAGGGCACCTTCATTCAATAGGTTCGAATGAAGGTGCCCTTCATTCAAACCCCTGGGCGGCTAGGTGACGATCACGGTGATCAGCCAGGTGAGGAACATCGCCACGCCGAAGGCGAGTTCCACCAGGATCGAGATTCCTGCGGCCTTCAGGGCCGCCACTGTCGAGGGCCAGGCCGCGTCGTGGGTCTTGAGGCGCACCCGCTCCGCGAGGTAGATCCCCGCGATGAAGCCCACGAACACACCCACGACCGGGATCACGAAGAAGCCCACCAGCGCGGCGAGGCCACCGATCCACAGGGTGCTGTTCGGCACCCCAGCCTTCGAGAGATCACGCCCAGGCAAGACGTACTTGACGACCTGACTCACGATCAGCAGCACGCCCGTGATCGCGAGGATCCACCAGCCGACGGCGCTCTGTTCCTCCAACGCCCAGACGAGGATCGCCAGCCAGACCAGGATGATGCCGGGCAGGATCGGAACGACGATGCCAGCGAGCCCGACCGCCATGGCGATGCCCACGAGTACGAGCCCCAGTGTGTTCACACGGAACACTGTAATGGCGAGGAACGCGCCCGGTACGGCACGATGGGCGGCATGGACTGGAGCGTGGGGGAGTACGAGCTCACCGCGGCGCAGCTGCTGCCCGCGGCGAAGATCCTCGTGGACCTGGCAGCACCCAAACCCGGCGAGGTCGTCGTGGACGTCGGCTGCGGAACGGGCAACGCAGCGCTCCTCGCCGCGGTCACCGGCGCGAAGGTGACCGGCGTCGACCCGGCGCGCCGCCTCCTCGAGGTGGCCAGAGCAAGAGCAAAGGACGAGGGCCTGGACGTCACGTTCGTCGAGGGAACGGGCGAAGCGATCCCGCTCGACGACGGGGTTGCGAACGTGGTGGTCTCCTCGTTCGGCGTGATGTTCTCACCCGACGTCCCGGCTGCCGTCGCGGAGCTCGACCGGATCACCGCGACGGGTGGGCGGATCCTCGTCACGTCGTTCCCGCCCGAAGGCCCGATGATGAAGGTGATGGGCGCCGCGATCGAGGAGCTCTCCCGCGTCCTCCCGCCGCCGCCCGCCTCCAACGATCGGGCCGAGAAGCCGTTCGGCTGGCACGACGAGGCCGACGTCCGTACGGCGTTCGAGCCCCGCGGGTTCGAGGTGACCGTGACCAGGCACCAGCTGCCGATGCGAGCGACTTCGGTCCAG is part of the Tenggerimyces flavus genome and encodes:
- a CDS encoding class I SAM-dependent methyltransferase; this encodes MDWSVGEYELTAAQLLPAAKILVDLAAPKPGEVVVDVGCGTGNAALLAAVTGAKVTGVDPARRLLEVARARAKDEGLDVTFVEGTGEAIPLDDGVANVVVSSFGVMFSPDVPAAVAELDRITATGGRILVTSFPPEGPMMKVMGAAIEELSRVLPPPPASNDRAEKPFGWHDEADVRTAFEPRGFEVTVTRHQLPMRATSVQAHLERLEKHPSAITGLQAVPDAKRTEVAGRIRRRMTEVLETVNEDPAAFLITSPFTIATIRRR
- a CDS encoding DUF456 domain-containing protein, with the protein product MNTLGLVLVGIAMAVGLAGIVVPILPGIILVWLAILVWALEEQSAVGWWILAITGVLLIVSQVVKYVLPGRDLSKAGVPNSTLWIGGLAALVGFFVIPVVGVFVGFIAGIYLAERVRLKTHDAAWPSTVAALKAAGISILVELAFGVAMFLTWLITVIVT